The following proteins are encoded in a genomic region of Haloarcula salinisoli:
- a CDS encoding 30S ribosomal protein S8e yields MKDQGRSPRKRTGGRRRPNHKKKKHELGRQPTETQVGEQKLKVLAARGNTSKVRAVTTNVASVADGAETVEATIEQVTENPSNPNYARRNIITKGAIVETSEGKARVTSRPGQDGQVNAVLVE; encoded by the coding sequence ATGAAAGACCAGGGACGCTCCCCACGCAAGCGGACAGGCGGTCGACGACGCCCGAACCACAAGAAGAAGAAACACGAGCTGGGTCGCCAGCCCACCGAGACCCAGGTCGGCGAGCAGAAACTGAAGGTGCTGGCCGCCCGCGGGAACACCAGCAAGGTCCGCGCCGTGACCACGAACGTCGCAAGCGTCGCCGACGGCGCCGAGACCGTCGAGGCGACCATCGAGCAGGTCACCGAGAACCCCTCGAACCCGAACTACGCCCGTCGTAACATCATCACCAAGGGCGCCATCGTCGAGACCTCCGAAGGCAAGGCACGGGTCACGTCCCGGCCCGGCCAGGACGGACAGGTCAACGCGGTTCTCGTCGAGTAA
- a CDS encoding phosphate ABC transporter substrate-binding protein PstS family protein: MSDSPNRSVSRRSFLTSAGAAGALALAGCTEGPGSGTETGLSGSIRISGSSTVYPVAQAVTEQFRSQNPNVEFNLSRDGSGGGFSNLFCEGNSDFNNASREISSDEEDQCSSNGVEYHQITVATDALTVIVNNDNDFATDLTTDQLKDIWQADGATTWQDVNGDWPDQEINRFGAADTSGTFDYFRETIIGEDANHTSNYEPTEQDNTILQGVQQDQYAIGYFGFSYYQSNRDAVTAVNIQADDSDSYVEPTLDNAKSGDYPLARPLFTYPKVSSLKEDHIAEFARFMVRQSANTELIADQIGYVPNTEEAKQSELDALNEVISNA; encoded by the coding sequence ATGTCAGACTCACCGAACCGTTCCGTCTCGCGCCGTAGCTTCCTGACAAGCGCTGGTGCCGCGGGTGCACTCGCTCTCGCGGGTTGTACCGAGGGCCCCGGCTCGGGCACGGAGACCGGGCTCTCCGGTAGTATCCGAATCAGTGGGTCCAGCACGGTGTACCCGGTCGCACAGGCGGTCACCGAGCAGTTCCGCTCGCAGAACCCGAACGTCGAATTCAACCTGAGCCGGGACGGCTCCGGTGGTGGGTTCAGCAATCTGTTCTGTGAGGGCAACTCGGATTTCAACAACGCCTCCCGGGAGATCTCCAGCGACGAAGAGGACCAGTGTTCCAGTAACGGTGTCGAGTACCACCAGATCACCGTCGCTACGGACGCGCTCACGGTCATCGTCAACAACGACAACGACTTCGCCACCGACCTGACGACCGACCAGCTCAAGGATATCTGGCAGGCAGACGGGGCTACGACGTGGCAGGACGTCAACGGCGACTGGCCCGACCAGGAGATCAACCGCTTCGGCGCGGCCGACACCTCCGGGACCTTCGACTACTTCCGCGAGACTATCATCGGCGAGGACGCTAACCACACGAGCAACTACGAGCCGACCGAGCAGGACAACACCATCCTGCAGGGCGTCCAGCAGGACCAGTACGCCATCGGTTACTTCGGCTTCTCGTACTACCAGAGCAACCGGGACGCGGTGACCGCCGTCAACATCCAGGCCGACGACAGTGACAGCTACGTCGAGCCGACGCTGGACAACGCCAAGAGCGGCGACTACCCTCTCGCACGCCCGCTGTTTACCTACCCGAAGGTCAGCTCTCTCAAGGAGGACCACATCGCCGAGTTCGCACGCTTCATGGTCCGCCAGAGCGCCAACACGGAACTCATCGCCGACCAGATTGGCTACGTCCCCAACACCGAAGAGGCGAAACAGAGCGAGCTCGACGCGCTGAACGAGGTCATCTCGAACGCCTAA
- the pstC gene encoding phosphate ABC transporter permease subunit PstC codes for MSNEGQTPDLTGDRGLQTVRESTYKYALAGCAALSVLTTVGIIGVLVVDAAAFFSSPAVTFGEFFTSLRFSPNLEPVSFGILPLVLGTLLVTFGAALVALPIGLLTAIYLSEYASARTRSILKPMLEVLAGVPTVVYGYFALVYITPALNAAIGAVNGTLGTQFPTLGLFNGLSASIVVGIMIIPMVSSISEDAMSSVPDSLRQAGYGLGATKFNVSLRIVVPAAVSGIASSFILAVSRAIGETMAVVLAAGSRPPDIPPTQTAFGVLPYVAPGDLLALYSESAATMTVAMINIAVSDLSGGSIAYQSLFAIGLTLFVITLAMNVVSDAIASRYREEYE; via the coding sequence ATGAGCAACGAGGGACAGACTCCCGACCTCACGGGGGATCGGGGACTACAGACGGTGCGGGAGTCGACGTACAAATACGCCCTGGCCGGGTGTGCTGCTCTCTCAGTCCTGACCACCGTTGGTATCATCGGCGTGCTTGTCGTCGACGCCGCGGCCTTCTTCTCGTCGCCAGCGGTGACATTCGGTGAGTTCTTCACCAGCTTGCGTTTCAGTCCGAATCTCGAACCCGTCTCCTTCGGTATCTTACCGCTGGTACTCGGGACCCTGCTCGTCACCTTCGGGGCCGCGCTCGTCGCGCTCCCCATCGGGCTGTTGACCGCCATCTACCTGAGCGAGTACGCTTCCGCCCGCACGCGGTCGATACTGAAACCGATGCTCGAAGTACTCGCCGGCGTGCCGACGGTCGTCTACGGCTACTTCGCGCTCGTCTACATCACACCTGCGCTCAACGCCGCCATCGGGGCGGTCAACGGAACGCTCGGCACACAGTTCCCGACGCTCGGACTGTTCAACGGGCTCTCGGCCTCTATCGTCGTCGGTATCATGATTATCCCGATGGTCTCCTCTATCAGCGAGGACGCGATGAGCTCCGTGCCCGACTCGCTGCGGCAGGCCGGCTACGGGCTCGGGGCCACGAAGTTCAACGTCTCGCTGCGTATCGTCGTCCCCGCCGCCGTCTCCGGTATCGCCTCGTCCTTTATTCTCGCCGTCTCGCGGGCCATCGGCGAGACGATGGCCGTCGTGCTCGCCGCGGGCTCGCGGCCGCCGGATATCCCGCCGACACAGACCGCCTTCGGCGTCCTACCCTACGTCGCCCCCGGCGACCTGCTCGCTCTCTACAGTGAGAGCGCGGCGACGATGACCGTCGCGATGATAAACATCGCCGTGAGCGACCTCTCCGGTGGGTCGATTGCGTATCAGTCGCTCTTTGCTATCGGGCTCACGCTCTTTGTCATCACACTGGCGATGAACGTCGTAAGCGATGCAATAGCGAGCCGCTACCGGGAGGAGTACGAATAA
- the pyrF gene encoding orotidine-5'-phosphate decarboxylase, protein MHFFDRLADRIAVADSVVSVGLDPDPARLPEAVADADLPRWQFNRRIIDATHEHAACYKPNAAFYEDADGWRALRETIAYAHGKDVPVLLDAKRGDIGNTARQYASVLDDEDGPAADAITVNPFLGRDSLEPFLQRAEKGVFVLGRTSNPGGADLQNLELASGEKLYERVVHLADLWNDNGNVGLVVGATNPDELEEIRELVPDIPFLVPGVGAQGGDSEAAVEHGLADGVGLVNSSRGIIFAGEEAADRGAPEKFFEAAGKSAKQLKEQLNQYR, encoded by the coding sequence ATGCACTTTTTCGACCGGTTGGCCGACCGCATCGCGGTCGCCGACAGCGTGGTCTCGGTGGGGCTGGACCCCGACCCCGCGCGGCTCCCCGAAGCGGTGGCCGACGCCGACCTGCCCCGTTGGCAGTTCAATCGCCGTATCATCGACGCGACCCACGAACACGCCGCCTGCTACAAGCCAAACGCCGCGTTCTACGAGGACGCCGACGGCTGGCGGGCGCTTCGTGAGACCATCGCGTACGCACACGGGAAGGACGTCCCCGTACTGCTCGACGCCAAACGGGGCGACATCGGCAACACCGCCCGCCAGTACGCGAGCGTTCTCGACGACGAGGACGGGCCGGCGGCCGACGCTATCACCGTCAACCCCTTCCTCGGTCGGGACTCACTGGAACCGTTCCTCCAGCGCGCGGAGAAGGGCGTCTTCGTCCTCGGGCGGACCTCCAACCCCGGCGGCGCGGACCTCCAGAACCTCGAACTGGCCTCGGGGGAGAAACTGTACGAGCGAGTGGTCCACCTGGCCGACCTCTGGAACGACAACGGGAACGTCGGGCTCGTCGTCGGCGCGACCAATCCCGACGAACTCGAGGAGATTCGCGAACTCGTCCCCGACATCCCCTTCCTCGTCCCCGGCGTCGGTGCCCAGGGCGGGGATAGCGAGGCCGCCGTCGAACACGGCCTGGCCGACGGCGTCGGGCTCGTCAACTCCTCGCGGGGGATTATCTTCGCTGGAGAGGAAGCCGCCGACCGCGGCGCGCCCGAGAAGTTCTTCGAGGCCGCCGGCAAGTCCGCGAAGCAACTCAAAGAGCAACTCAACCAGTATCGGTAG
- the pstA gene encoding phosphate ABC transporter permease PstA yields the protein MATQTETGFGQVSRLKGTVFRYLTFGASLVGILALGVLLAYVFWDALGLDSAGTAWYLTYTATLLAPLLGFLAYARDKPAVTAGAIELVGFTLAGGMLSFAAIIVLIVIAGPQVWFTYFLTVVAPVVGLFLYGQYDREATWVGLGMLGVLIAGPIVGTFLIGTLGMAAGLLGAPGVYFLSLVVPGAGLAAFLAADRFDASRRVALGVGIGLPVLAIVGVPLVDTVPLVARSVWFAVLVMLGLPAGFAAVNTARQPARRAAFALPAIAIGGFLLGEFLVGTLGATQPSPWLDWQFLTSPTSSLAANAGLYPAVIGSVFLIILVSIFTFIFGVGTAIYLEEYAPSSGLLGTVTRLINVNISNLAGVPSVVYGLLGLGIFVNIELSLGPVVYAGIGAGTVLTAALTLSLLILPIVVISAQEAVRSVPDSLRQASYGMGATRWQTIRNVVLPRSLPGILTGTILALGRAIGETAPLIMIGAVATKYTPPSGLFDTLTAMPLQIYTWAFLPSAEFRYGVVAAGVVTLLIVLLSMNSVAILVRNKYQQEAY from the coding sequence ATGGCAACACAGACAGAGACCGGCTTCGGCCAGGTCAGTCGACTGAAAGGCACCGTCTTCAGATACCTCACCTTCGGTGCGTCACTCGTGGGCATCCTCGCACTCGGCGTGTTGCTCGCCTACGTCTTCTGGGACGCCCTGGGACTCGACTCGGCGGGGACGGCGTGGTATCTCACCTACACCGCGACGCTCCTTGCCCCCCTGCTTGGCTTTCTCGCGTACGCACGCGACAAGCCGGCCGTAACCGCCGGGGCGATAGAACTGGTCGGGTTCACCCTCGCCGGCGGAATGCTCTCCTTCGCGGCGATAATCGTCCTCATCGTCATCGCCGGCCCACAGGTGTGGTTCACCTACTTCCTCACGGTGGTCGCCCCGGTCGTCGGACTGTTCCTCTACGGGCAGTACGACCGGGAGGCGACCTGGGTCGGGCTGGGTATGCTCGGGGTACTCATCGCCGGACCGATTGTCGGCACGTTCCTGATCGGAACGCTCGGCATGGCTGCGGGCCTGCTGGGTGCCCCCGGCGTCTACTTCCTCTCGCTTGTGGTGCCCGGTGCGGGACTGGCGGCGTTCCTGGCGGCCGACCGGTTCGACGCCTCCCGCCGGGTGGCACTCGGGGTCGGCATCGGGCTCCCGGTGCTCGCTATCGTCGGCGTCCCGCTCGTCGATACGGTGCCACTGGTCGCCCGCTCGGTCTGGTTCGCCGTGCTCGTGATGCTCGGCCTCCCGGCCGGCTTCGCGGCCGTGAACACCGCGAGACAGCCGGCCCGGCGGGCCGCCTTCGCGCTCCCGGCCATCGCAATCGGTGGCTTCCTCCTCGGCGAGTTCCTCGTGGGTACACTCGGTGCGACCCAGCCGTCACCGTGGCTCGACTGGCAGTTCCTGACGAGTCCGACCTCGTCGCTGGCCGCAAACGCCGGGCTCTACCCGGCCGTCATCGGTTCCGTCTTCCTCATCATCCTCGTCAGCATCTTCACCTTCATCTTCGGTGTGGGCACGGCGATATACTTAGAGGAGTACGCGCCGTCGAGTGGCCTCCTCGGGACCGTCACCCGGCTCATCAACGTCAACATCTCGAACCTCGCCGGCGTCCCGTCGGTCGTCTACGGCCTGCTCGGACTGGGTATCTTCGTCAACATCGAGCTCAGCCTGGGGCCGGTCGTCTACGCCGGCATCGGGGCCGGGACGGTGCTGACGGCGGCGCTGACACTCTCCCTGCTCATCTTGCCTATCGTCGTCATCTCCGCCCAGGAGGCGGTCCGCTCGGTGCCGGACTCGCTTCGTCAGGCGTCCTACGGGATGGGCGCGACCCGGTGGCAGACTATCCGGAACGTCGTCCTCCCGCGGTCGCTGCCGGGTATCCTGACGGGGACCATCCTGGCACTGGGTCGGGCCATCGGCGAGACGGCACCGCTCATCATGATCGGAGCCGTGGCGACGAAGTACACTCCCCCGTCCGGGCTCTTCGACACGCTCACTGCGATGCCGCTACAGATATACACGTGGGCCTTCCTCCCGTCTGCGGAGTTCCGCTACGGCGTCGTGGCGGCCGGCGTGGTGACGTTGCTCATCGTCCTGCTGTCGATGAACAGCGTCGCGATACTCGTTCGGAACAAATACCAACAGGAGGCATACTAA
- a CDS encoding MBL fold metallo-hydrolase, translated as MNVTILADNTVATGIPKGLRGEWGFAAAVGDVLFDTGQSTAALDNARLLDCPTEFETIVLSHAHYDHTMGLDAFLDPSDRPTIYCHPDVWQGRFITEPADGRTLDEPIHIGIPYTRAEVQTGADIVEHRDPVEVTDGVFALGEIPRPHDDNPVHLRETDGELVDDLVPDDQSVAVATSDGTALVLGCCHAGLRNTIDHAESVTGQPVRYVIGGTHLVARDADDIHELADWLDGRLELFAGTHCTGFEAEKILSERLPGAFRSVGVGSTLELPATA; from the coding sequence ATGAACGTCACAATCCTCGCCGACAACACGGTCGCGACTGGTATCCCGAAAGGGCTCCGCGGCGAGTGGGGGTTCGCGGCAGCAGTCGGCGACGTGCTGTTCGATACAGGCCAGTCCACGGCCGCCCTCGACAACGCCCGCCTCCTGGACTGTCCCACCGAGTTCGAGACCATCGTCCTGAGCCACGCCCACTATGACCACACGATGGGGCTCGACGCGTTTCTCGACCCGTCGGATAGACCGACCATCTACTGCCACCCCGACGTCTGGCAGGGGCGGTTCATTACGGAACCGGCTGACGGCCGGACACTCGATGAGCCGATACACATCGGCATCCCGTACACCCGGGCTGAAGTCCAAACGGGGGCCGACATCGTCGAACACCGGGACCCGGTCGAGGTGACCGACGGCGTGTTCGCGCTCGGTGAGATTCCCCGGCCCCACGACGACAACCCGGTACATCTGCGCGAGACGGACGGTGAACTGGTCGACGATTTGGTGCCGGACGACCAGTCGGTCGCCGTCGCGACCAGCGACGGCACGGCCCTCGTCCTGGGCTGCTGTCACGCGGGCCTTCGAAACACCATCGACCACGCCGAGTCGGTCACCGGCCAGCCGGTCCGTTACGTCATCGGCGGGACCCATCTCGTCGCCCGAGATGCAGACGACATCCACGAGCTGGCGGACTGGCTGGACGGCAGACTCGAACTGTTTGCCGGCACACACTGTACCGGGTTCGAGGCGGAGAAGATACTCTCGGAGCGCCTTCCTGGGGCGTTTCGGTCCGTCGGCGTCGGGAGCACCCTCGAGCTCCCGGCGACCGCGTGA
- a CDS encoding AsnC family transcriptional regulator, whose protein sequence is MPSLDETDIEILRLLSQDARRTFTDIAAEVDMSGPAVADRVERLQAAGVIERFTVDIDRTQLGAGAQLFVQVDPKGSFDLLRSRLDGADAVEHVMVTADGELWFNARAEVHNVHPWLRELLKPAEDAEYTVTLLDEIEWQPSLDGTEFALTCAECGNTVDSEGESEWLDEEMRHFCCSTCQRQFEERLTQLREGA, encoded by the coding sequence ATGCCCTCGCTCGACGAGACGGACATCGAGATTCTGCGACTCCTCAGTCAGGACGCGCGTCGGACGTTCACCGACATCGCCGCGGAAGTCGATATGTCGGGCCCCGCCGTCGCCGACCGCGTCGAGCGACTGCAGGCCGCAGGTGTAATCGAACGCTTCACCGTCGATATCGACCGGACACAGCTGGGTGCCGGTGCCCAGCTGTTCGTCCAGGTCGACCCGAAAGGGTCGTTCGACCTGCTCCGCTCGCGGCTCGACGGAGCCGACGCTGTAGAACACGTCATGGTCACTGCCGATGGGGAGCTCTGGTTCAACGCCAGAGCCGAGGTCCACAACGTGCATCCCTGGCTCCGCGAGCTCCTGAAACCGGCCGAGGACGCCGAGTACACCGTGACGCTGCTGGACGAAATCGAGTGGCAACCGTCCCTCGACGGGACGGAGTTCGCGTTGACCTGTGCGGAGTGTGGGAACACGGTCGACAGCGAGGGCGAGTCCGAGTGGCTCGACGAGGAGATGCGTCACTTCTGTTGTTCGACCTGCCAGCGTCAGTTCGAAGAGCGGCTGACGCAGCTCAGGGAGGGGGCCTGA
- the pstB gene encoding phosphate ABC transporter ATP-binding protein PstB: MTTENMATETEAEDDETDSLVTTDPGKGGLSENDERGAVTTTGTIIESRDLDVFYGETQALQDIDLQIPENQVTAMIGPSGCGKSTFLRCINRMNDLIDICRVDGELTFNGKNVYDEDVDPVALRRRIGMVFQHPNPFPKSIYDNVAYGLRTQDKTENMDEVIEESLKKAALWDEVKDRLDESALDLSGGQQQRLCIARAIAVDPEVVLMDEPASALDPIATSQIEDLIEELAEEYTVVIVTHNMQQAARISDKTAVFLTGGELVEFDDTDKIFENPESDRVEDYITGKFG; this comes from the coding sequence ATGACAACAGAGAACATGGCGACAGAGACCGAGGCCGAAGACGACGAGACAGACTCGCTAGTCACGACCGACCCGGGGAAGGGCGGTCTCAGCGAGAACGACGAGCGCGGTGCGGTCACGACGACCGGCACCATCATCGAATCCCGCGACCTCGACGTCTTCTACGGCGAGACCCAGGCCCTGCAGGACATCGACCTCCAGATTCCGGAGAACCAGGTCACCGCGATGATCGGTCCGTCGGGCTGTGGGAAATCGACGTTCCTGCGGTGTATCAACCGCATGAACGACCTCATCGACATCTGTCGCGTCGACGGCGAGCTCACGTTCAACGGCAAGAACGTCTACGACGAGGACGTCGACCCTGTCGCACTCCGTCGCCGAATCGGGATGGTGTTCCAGCACCCGAACCCCTTCCCCAAGAGCATCTACGACAACGTTGCCTACGGGCTGCGCACCCAGGACAAGACCGAGAACATGGACGAGGTCATCGAGGAGTCCCTGAAGAAGGCCGCGCTGTGGGACGAGGTCAAGGACCGCCTCGACGAGTCCGCCCTCGACCTCTCCGGTGGCCAGCAACAGCGCCTCTGTATCGCCCGCGCCATCGCCGTCGACCCCGAAGTCGTCCTGATGGACGAGCCCGCCTCCGCGCTGGACCCCATCGCCACCTCCCAGATCGAGGACCTCATCGAGGAGCTGGCCGAGGAGTACACGGTCGTCATCGTCACCCACAATATGCAACAGGCCGCCCGCATCTCCGATAAGACGGCGGTCTTCCTCACGGGCGGGGAACTCGTCGAGTTCGACGACACCGATAAAATCTTCGAGAACCCCGAGAGCGACCGCGTCGAGGACTACATCACCGGCAAGTTCGGATAA
- a CDS encoding MATE family efflux transporter: MFNPIVWAFRSLASQLAGVGVIDDHRGQRIADLAWPRVLTMVARLSLRVTDIAMVGVAVGSAGLVGISFAVVYWQFAFAFGLGIAGGTIGLVAQRYGTDRPNAAAPVIAHSLLLGLAVTLPFVVTYWAGSGALIRVFSEDAAIVRYGSTYLRVGAFALLFLTCNVVASRALAGADNTRIPMSIRATGAVVNIALNALLIFGLQLGVFGAAVASVIAEGLVSVSFAYGFVRGGLPVIGPFPLAVSVSEPRLHVGLVRQLLRTSLPLIGQRLGNVVVRFPLLVLLAMVGPTVVASWEVARRVRNLLNASGAGFSTSVSSLVGQALGQSDERLAVAFGRDTVVFSAIVYVLSGALVFALAPVVAGLFSRDPETIARMTPFVRVASVSSVGLGLFRTYEGVLKGSGENRWTLYGRLFGLYVLLLPVTYLGATTSLGLRAVFAALVAETWGAALVTGYRVRSGKWTVTSQPHPTAD; encoded by the coding sequence ATGTTCAACCCGATTGTGTGGGCGTTCCGGTCGCTTGCCAGCCAGTTGGCAGGGGTGGGTGTAATCGACGACCACCGTGGACAGCGAATCGCAGACCTGGCCTGGCCACGTGTCCTGACGATGGTCGCCAGGCTGTCACTCCGCGTCACCGACATCGCGATGGTCGGCGTCGCTGTCGGTTCTGCAGGGCTCGTTGGTATCTCCTTTGCGGTCGTCTACTGGCAGTTCGCGTTCGCGTTCGGACTCGGTATCGCCGGCGGCACCATCGGGTTGGTCGCACAGCGCTACGGGACAGACCGACCGAACGCAGCGGCCCCTGTCATCGCACACAGCCTCCTCCTCGGTCTCGCCGTTACCCTCCCGTTCGTCGTCACATACTGGGCTGGTTCCGGGGCGCTGATTCGCGTCTTCAGCGAGGACGCTGCAATCGTCAGATACGGTTCGACGTATCTCCGAGTGGGTGCATTTGCGCTGCTGTTTCTCACGTGCAACGTCGTCGCGAGCCGCGCCCTCGCAGGGGCCGACAACACGCGGATTCCGATGTCGATTCGAGCGACAGGTGCAGTCGTGAACATCGCCCTGAACGCGCTGTTGATATTCGGTCTCCAGCTGGGGGTTTTCGGCGCAGCGGTCGCTTCGGTCATCGCCGAGGGGCTCGTGTCGGTGAGTTTCGCGTACGGGTTCGTTCGTGGTGGGCTGCCGGTCATTGGGCCGTTTCCGCTCGCTGTTTCGGTCAGCGAGCCCCGTCTGCACGTCGGGCTTGTCCGGCAGTTGCTACGGACGTCGCTGCCGCTGATAGGGCAACGTCTCGGGAACGTCGTCGTTCGGTTCCCGTTGCTCGTCCTGCTGGCGATGGTCGGGCCGACTGTCGTGGCTTCGTGGGAGGTCGCCCGCCGGGTTCGGAATCTGTTGAACGCCTCCGGAGCAGGGTTTTCGACGTCCGTGAGTAGCCTGGTCGGGCAGGCGCTTGGCCAGTCGGACGAACGGTTGGCTGTCGCGTTCGGACGCGACACCGTCGTCTTCTCGGCTATCGTGTACGTCCTTTCGGGTGCGCTCGTCTTCGCACTCGCCCCGGTCGTCGCTGGGCTGTTCAGCAGGGACCCGGAGACGATAGCTCGCATGACTCCGTTCGTTCGGGTCGCCAGCGTCAGTTCTGTCGGTCTCGGACTGTTCAGGACCTACGAGGGGGTTCTGAAGGGGTCGGGCGAGAACCGGTGGACGCTGTACGGACGGCTGTTCGGGCTGTACGTCCTCCTCCTCCCGGTGACGTATCTGGGCGCAACGACGTCGCTGGGACTCCGCGCTGTCTTCGCAGCGCTGGTCGCGGAAACGTGGGGTGCAGCACTCGTGACCGGCTATCGGGTCCGCTCCGGAAAGTGGACGGTCACGAGTCAGCCCCACCCCACTGCGGACTGA
- a CDS encoding phosphate uptake regulator PhoU, protein METRKVQVTGGSTYTVSLPKDWATENGVSAGSVVEFHAEQDLLLLAPKHDEDRVEGTLDIDGLDDPHELTRAVMTMYVSGFDVIQLEATRITAEQRRIIRDATQGLVGLEVIEETSDRIVLQDLLDSSELSIHNAITRMRLVSLTMLSDAVEALIEDDDDLAANVMQRDDDVDRLWYMVSRVFRTVLRNPTAANEIGFPRETVFDYQSSARQLERIADHATKIASLSLEIGEISGDTADLLRELESEATVVPEMAMDALLTDDNEAAVEQANDAQSRIPAVDETARDIDSKVRKADPESAQILGRIVDSLSRTADYGGNIAESALQKAAPRP, encoded by the coding sequence ATGGAGACTCGCAAGGTGCAGGTGACAGGCGGCTCGACGTACACCGTGTCGCTACCGAAAGACTGGGCAACAGAGAACGGCGTGAGCGCGGGGAGCGTCGTCGAGTTCCACGCGGAGCAGGACCTGCTGTTGCTCGCACCCAAGCACGACGAGGACCGCGTCGAGGGGACCCTGGACATCGACGGGCTGGACGACCCCCACGAGCTCACGCGCGCGGTGATGACGATGTACGTCAGCGGCTTCGACGTCATCCAGCTCGAGGCCACCCGTATCACGGCCGAACAGCGCCGTATCATCCGGGACGCGACCCAGGGTCTGGTCGGGCTCGAAGTCATCGAGGAGACCTCCGACCGCATCGTCCTGCAGGACCTGCTCGACTCCTCGGAGCTGTCCATTCACAACGCCATCACGCGTATGCGACTTGTCTCGCTGACGATGCTGTCCGACGCCGTCGAGGCGCTCATCGAGGACGACGACGACCTCGCGGCCAACGTGATGCAACGCGACGACGACGTCGACCGCCTCTGGTATATGGTCTCGCGGGTGTTCCGCACCGTCCTCCGGAACCCCACCGCCGCGAACGAGATCGGCTTCCCACGGGAGACCGTCTTCGACTACCAGTCCAGCGCCCGCCAGCTCGAACGCATCGCCGACCACGCCACCAAAATCGCGAGTCTCTCACTGGAAATCGGCGAGATAAGCGGCGACACCGCCGACCTGCTGCGTGAGCTGGAGTCCGAAGCCACGGTCGTCCCCGAGATGGCGATGGACGCGCTGCTGACCGACGACAACGAGGCGGCCGTCGAGCAGGCCAACGACGCCCAGAGCCGCATCCCGGCCGTCGACGAGACCGCACGCGACATCGACAGCAAGGTCCGCAAGGCCGACCCCGAGAGCGCCCAGATTCTGGGCCGCATCGTCGACTCGCTCTCCCGGACCGCCGACTACGGCGGCAACATCGCCGAGAGCGCCCTCCAGAAAGCCGCGCCGCGTCCCTGA
- a CDS encoding DUF2240 family protein — protein MSLKTAVAAPFRQRGTDRMAESEFVVALSLDRNWFSPDQAKTLVDVATSEGLLERDEDALVVGFDAASTTIPDGFQPGEEILQSRSAFEQVLDTVIEHGVEKQTAVAGINRLQSELGVTLDAAAVVYARSEGVDVGGIGTEVREGI, from the coding sequence ATGAGTCTGAAGACGGCCGTGGCCGCGCCGTTTCGCCAGCGTGGAACCGACCGGATGGCCGAGAGCGAGTTCGTCGTGGCCCTCTCCCTTGACCGCAACTGGTTCTCGCCGGACCAGGCCAAGACGCTGGTCGACGTGGCCACCAGCGAGGGGCTCCTCGAACGAGACGAGGACGCGCTGGTCGTCGGGTTCGACGCGGCGTCGACGACGATCCCCGACGGCTTCCAGCCGGGCGAGGAGATACTCCAGTCCCGGTCGGCCTTCGAGCAGGTGCTGGACACGGTCATCGAGCACGGGGTCGAGAAGCAGACCGCGGTCGCGGGCATCAACCGATTGCAATCGGAGCTGGGCGTGACCCTGGACGCCGCGGCGGTCGTCTACGCCCGCAGCGAAGGGGTCGACGTGGGTGGAATAGGCACCGAGGTCCGGGAGGGAATCTGA